The following coding sequences lie in one Bordetella genomosp. 9 genomic window:
- a CDS encoding c-type cytochrome, translating to MRLKIDAISTRAAIAVLGTFLMQGAMAQTLGESLVRDKVCLGCHQVDSARVGPPFTAIAQRYGGQPGAEDYLANSIRNGGRYRWGKLSMAAQPQVSPEEAHEIARWILSLAPAKQQP from the coding sequence ATGCGTTTGAAGATTGATGCAATAAGCACCCGCGCGGCGATCGCCGTCCTGGGAACGTTTCTGATGCAAGGCGCGATGGCGCAGACGCTTGGGGAATCCCTGGTCAGAGACAAGGTATGCCTGGGGTGTCACCAGGTGGACAGCGCCCGCGTGGGTCCGCCGTTCACCGCCATCGCGCAGCGCTACGGCGGGCAGCCCGGCGCCGAGGATTATCTGGCCAATTCCATCCGCAACGGCGGCCGTTACCGGTGGGGCAAGCTTTCCATGGCCGCCCAACCCCAGGTCAGCCCGGAAGAAGCGCACGAGATCGCCCGCTGGATTCTGTCGCTCGCGCCGGCCAAGCAACAGCCCTGA
- the hppD gene encoding 4-hydroxyphenylpyruvate dioxygenase, which produces MTAAFQPWDNPMGTAGFEFVEYAAPDPAALRRVFELLGFKAIARHRHKDVVLYRQGGINFLVNAEPDSFAQRFARLHGPSICAIAFRVQDAAAAYRRALDLGAWGFDSHSGPMELNIPAIKGIGDSLIYLVDRWRGKSGHGGIGDISIYDVDFEPIDPQTAESDLTHAGAGLTSIDHLTHNVYKGRMAEWAGFYERLFNFREIRYFDIEGQVTGVKSKAMTSPCGNIRIPINEEGTEEKGQIQEYLDLYHGEGIQHIAMGTDDIYATVEALRRQGVRFLDTPDTYYELLDRRIPGHGEDTARLSKNRILLDGAPGGGLLLQIFTENQIGPIFFEIIQRKGNDGFGEGNFKALFESIELDQMRRGVLKPTEGAGKPAATTADA; this is translated from the coding sequence ATGACCGCAGCCTTCCAGCCCTGGGACAACCCCATGGGCACTGCCGGATTTGAATTCGTCGAGTACGCCGCACCGGACCCCGCCGCCCTGCGACGCGTATTCGAACTTCTAGGTTTCAAGGCCATCGCGCGCCATCGCCACAAGGACGTGGTGCTGTACCGCCAGGGCGGCATCAATTTCCTGGTCAACGCCGAGCCCGACTCCTTCGCCCAGCGATTTGCCCGCCTGCATGGGCCGTCGATCTGCGCTATCGCGTTTCGTGTGCAGGACGCGGCGGCCGCCTATCGGCGCGCCCTGGACCTGGGGGCCTGGGGCTTCGATTCACACAGCGGCCCGATGGAACTCAACATTCCGGCGATCAAGGGCATTGGCGACTCCCTGATCTATCTGGTGGACCGTTGGCGCGGCAAGTCGGGCCACGGTGGAATCGGCGACATCAGTATCTACGACGTGGATTTCGAGCCTATCGATCCGCAAACGGCCGAAAGCGACCTCACCCACGCCGGCGCAGGCCTGACGTCGATCGATCATTTGACGCATAACGTGTACAAGGGGCGCATGGCGGAATGGGCGGGCTTTTACGAGCGGCTGTTCAACTTCCGCGAGATCCGCTATTTCGATATAGAAGGACAGGTCACGGGCGTGAAGTCGAAGGCGATGACCTCGCCCTGCGGCAATATCCGCATCCCGATCAATGAGGAAGGCACGGAAGAAAAGGGGCAAATCCAGGAGTACCTGGATCTTTACCATGGCGAAGGCATCCAGCACATCGCCATGGGAACCGACGACATCTACGCCACGGTAGAAGCTTTGCGCCGGCAGGGCGTGCGCTTCCTGGATACGCCGGACACCTATTACGAACTGCTGGACCGCCGGATTCCCGGCCATGGGGAAGACACGGCCCGGCTTTCGAAGAACCGCATCTTGTTGGACGGCGCGCCGGGCGGCGGCCTGCTCCTGCAGATCTTCACCGAAAACCAGATCGGGCCGATCTTTTTCGAAATCATCCAACGCAAGGGCAACGACGGCTTCGGCGAAGGCAACTTCAAGGCCTTGTTCGAGTCCATTGAACTCGACCAGATGCGCCGCGGCGTGCTGAAGCCAACCGAAGGCGCCGGCAAACCCGCCGCGACGACGGCGGATGCCTGA
- a CDS encoding Lrp/AsnC family transcriptional regulator, whose protein sequence is MPREELDRTDRRILMALQRDGRLTNQELADRVSLSPSPCLRRVRRLEEEGYIRQYVALLDAEKVGFGLVAYVTIRLNKHSGSSHAPMSDFARDVQMWPEVVACYAMTGDMDYLLRVQVQDLAHFSRFAMDTLMQHPAVIDMRSSFALQKIKETTELVL, encoded by the coding sequence ATGCCAAGAGAAGAGCTGGATCGGACCGATCGCAGGATTTTGATGGCGCTGCAGCGCGATGGCCGCCTGACGAACCAGGAGCTGGCGGACCGGGTGTCGTTGTCGCCCAGTCCATGCTTGCGCCGGGTGCGACGTCTGGAAGAGGAGGGCTATATCCGCCAGTATGTGGCGCTGCTGGACGCAGAAAAGGTGGGCTTCGGCCTGGTCGCCTATGTGACCATCCGGTTGAACAAACACAGCGGATCCAGCCACGCGCCGATGTCCGACTTCGCGCGCGACGTGCAGATGTGGCCCGAAGTGGTCGCCTGCTACGCGATGACGGGCGACATGGACTACCTGTTACGCGTCCAGGTTCAAGATCTGGCGCACTTTTCGCGTTTCGCCATGGACACCTTGATGCAACACCCTGCCGTCATCGACATGCGCAGCAGCTTCGCGCTTCAAAAAATCAAGGAAACCACGGAGCTGGTTTTGTAG
- a CDS encoding DUF4870 family protein, which translates to MSDPQIPVSSNAPDLRTITHVAYGLYALGFVTGGFLAIATLAAIVLVYVKRADAAGTYYAGHFDWLLRTFWWALLWLIISAIATLIFIGWIGVVATVIWVLYRLIKGWLALLEGRAPAAYA; encoded by the coding sequence GTGAGTGATCCCCAGATCCCTGTTTCCAGCAACGCCCCGGACCTGCGCACGATTACGCACGTCGCGTATGGACTTTACGCCTTGGGGTTCGTGACGGGCGGTTTTCTGGCCATCGCCACCCTGGCGGCGATTGTGTTGGTGTACGTGAAACGCGCGGATGCTGCGGGCACGTACTACGCGGGCCACTTCGATTGGTTGCTCCGCACTTTCTGGTGGGCGCTGTTGTGGCTGATCATCAGCGCCATTGCCACCCTGATCTTCATCGGCTGGATAGGCGTGGTGGCGACAGTGATCTGGGTCCTTTATCGCCTGATCAAGGGATGGCTTGCGCTACTCGAGGGCAGGGCGCCCGCTGCGTACGCATAA
- a CDS encoding SWIB/MDM2 domain-containing protein: MATPSKTASARKPNAAFMKPLTPSADLAAVIGPEAVPRTEVTKKIWEYIKKHNLQDANNKRNINADDKLRPLFGKDQVSMFELTKLVNAHLK, from the coding sequence ATGGCCACACCCTCCAAAACCGCGTCCGCCCGTAAGCCGAATGCCGCTTTCATGAAGCCGCTCACCCCGAGCGCGGATCTGGCGGCGGTCATCGGTCCCGAGGCCGTGCCACGCACCGAAGTCACGAAGAAAATCTGGGAATACATCAAGAAGCACAACCTGCAAGACGCGAACAACAAGCGCAACATCAATGCGGATGACAAGCTGCGTCCGCTGTTCGGCAAGGATCAGGTCTCCATGTTCGAACTGACCAAGCTGGTCAACGCCCACCTGAAATAA
- a CDS encoding M20 aminoacylase family protein, which translates to MYPRSPLESIRLFHDELTALRRDLHAHPELGFEEVRTSGIVAGALQALGIEVHRGIGKTGVVGVIRGRGTDSGRMIGLRADMDALPMTEDNTFAHKSTKPGLMHGCGHDGHTAVLLGAARYLAQTRNFDGTAVLIFQPAEEGRGGAKAMMEDGLFDTFPCDAIYALHNWPGLPPGTIGINPGPMMAAADRFEIVICGRGGHGAHPYQTIDPVVVAGHLITALQSIVARNVNPLDSAVVSVGSVQAGHPGAMSVIPREARLVGTVRTFRKTVQELVERRMTELAKSIAGAFGATAEVKYERVYPATLNTPQHANLVADIATEMIGKENVVRDLVPSMGSEDFSFMLQARPGAYFRLGQGGAESGCTLHNSHFDFNDAVIPLGAAMFCALAERGMPLSE; encoded by the coding sequence ATGTATCCGCGTTCACCGCTTGAGTCTATACGCCTATTCCATGATGAACTTACGGCGCTTCGGCGTGATCTGCACGCACATCCCGAACTGGGGTTCGAAGAGGTGCGCACATCGGGCATCGTCGCTGGCGCGCTTCAGGCGCTTGGGATCGAAGTGCACCGTGGTATCGGTAAAACCGGCGTGGTGGGCGTGATCCGAGGTCGCGGGACGGACAGCGGCAGAATGATCGGCCTGCGCGCCGATATGGATGCGCTGCCCATGACCGAAGACAATACGTTCGCGCACAAGTCGACAAAGCCCGGACTCATGCATGGGTGTGGACACGATGGCCACACCGCGGTCTTGCTTGGCGCCGCTCGCTACCTGGCGCAAACGCGCAACTTCGACGGCACGGCGGTGTTGATTTTTCAGCCGGCGGAAGAAGGGCGAGGTGGCGCGAAGGCGATGATGGAAGACGGTCTGTTCGACACCTTCCCTTGCGACGCCATCTATGCCTTACATAATTGGCCGGGCTTGCCGCCGGGCACCATCGGAATCAATCCCGGGCCGATGATGGCCGCCGCGGATCGGTTCGAGATCGTCATTTGCGGAAGGGGAGGGCATGGCGCGCACCCATACCAGACCATCGACCCCGTGGTCGTCGCCGGTCATCTCATCACCGCCTTGCAAAGCATCGTGGCACGCAATGTGAATCCCCTGGATTCCGCCGTGGTGTCGGTAGGTTCCGTGCAGGCCGGGCATCCCGGTGCGATGAGCGTCATCCCGCGCGAAGCGCGCCTGGTCGGCACGGTCCGCACCTTCCGCAAGACGGTGCAGGAGCTCGTCGAAAGAAGAATGACAGAGCTCGCGAAGTCGATCGCCGGCGCGTTCGGCGCGACCGCGGAAGTGAAGTACGAGCGGGTCTATCCCGCCACGTTGAACACGCCGCAGCATGCCAATCTGGTTGCGGACATCGCGACCGAGATGATCGGCAAGGAAAACGTCGTCCGGGACCTGGTGCCTTCAATGGGTTCGGAGGACTTCTCTTTCATGCTGCAAGCGCGTCCGGGCGCCTATTTCCGGCTGGGACAGGGCGGCGCGGAATCGGGCTGCACCCTGCACAATAGCCATTTCGATTTCAACGACGCAGTCATTCCGCTCGGCGCCGCCATGTTCTGCGCGCTCGCCGAACGGGGCATGCCGTTATCGGAATAA
- the pyrC gene encoding dihydroorotase — MSTPNMNTLVITRPDDWHLHLRDGEAMAAVVADSARQFARAIVMPNLKPPVTTTAQAVAYRQRIEAALKQAGVADGAFTPLMTLYLTDNTSADEIRLAADSGVVHAVKLYPAGATTNSDAGVTDLLGKCRPALDALEKCGMPLLVHGEVTDPQVDVFDREAVFIDRVMRPLRQAYPALKVVFEHITTKDGAEYVRDAEGPVAATITPQHLLYNRNALFQGGMRPHMYCLPVLKREIHRQALVAAATSGSSRFFLGTDSAPHARGLKEHACGCAGCYTALHAMALYAKAFEEANALDKLEAFASHYGPDFYGLPRNRGTLTLVRESYAIPEEVPYGRTTLVPLAAGETLAWQVRA, encoded by the coding sequence ATGTCTACACCGAATATGAATACGCTGGTCATCACGCGACCCGATGACTGGCACCTGCACCTGCGCGATGGCGAAGCCATGGCGGCGGTGGTCGCCGACTCGGCCAGGCAGTTCGCGCGCGCGATCGTCATGCCCAACCTGAAGCCGCCAGTTACGACGACCGCCCAGGCCGTCGCGTATCGCCAGCGAATCGAGGCAGCACTCAAGCAGGCGGGTGTAGCCGATGGCGCTTTCACGCCGTTGATGACGCTGTACCTGACGGACAATACCTCGGCGGACGAAATCCGGCTTGCGGCCGATTCCGGCGTTGTGCACGCGGTCAAGCTTTATCCGGCCGGCGCGACCACCAACTCGGACGCGGGCGTCACCGATCTGCTGGGCAAATGCCGTCCCGCGCTGGACGCGCTGGAAAAGTGCGGCATGCCGCTGCTTGTGCACGGCGAAGTGACCGATCCGCAGGTCGACGTGTTCGATCGCGAGGCCGTATTCATTGATCGCGTGATGCGGCCCTTGCGCCAGGCCTATCCCGCGCTGAAGGTGGTGTTCGAGCACATCACCACGAAAGATGGCGCGGAGTACGTGCGCGATGCCGAAGGGCCTGTGGCAGCGACCATTACGCCGCAGCATCTGCTCTATAACCGCAATGCGCTGTTCCAGGGCGGCATGCGCCCGCATATGTACTGCCTGCCAGTTCTCAAGCGCGAGATCCATCGCCAGGCGCTGGTGGCCGCCGCCACCAGCGGCAGCAGCCGTTTCTTTCTGGGCACCGATAGCGCGCCGCACGCGCGCGGGCTGAAAGAACACGCCTGCGGTTGCGCGGGCTGCTATACGGCGTTGCACGCCATGGCCCTGTATGCCAAGGCTTTTGAAGAGGCCAACGCCCTGGATAAGCTGGAAGCCTTCGCCAGCCATTACGGCCCCGACTTCTATGGGCTGCCCCGCAACCGCGGCACGCTGACCCTGGTGCGCGAGTCCTACGCCATTCCGGAAGAGGTGCCTTACGGCCGTACGACGCTGGTGCCGCTCGCTGCCGGCGAAACCCTGGCGTGGCAGGTCAGGGCGTAG